TTCAGGGGAAATCTGATAAATGAGCTGATCTTTAAGCCAGTGTCTTATCTGTGAAGGGAAGAGAGATTGAATCTTAGAACCCAGTGAGTtgcttctgtgtgtgtgtctgatGCTGCTCAGGCCCGGGTGCTGTTGGCATTCTCACTGCAGAACTCACTAACCTACAGAACGGGGGAAAGAACCACTTGAACTTTTTCAGAAGCAAAGCTGCTAACATGTAAGGGTGTAACCCTTGTCCTGGAAGCCCAAGTGATCGAGAATCAAACTTTTAACAGACAGTCCTGTAAGCTGGATTCCTCTGAAACAAATTACAGCTGTACTTCTTTAATTGAGAGTGGTGGAGGAATGAACACTATCATGAGTTTGTTCTCTTCTGATTTGCATAAAGAATGCTAAACTATTCCTTAGAACAGTAATTCCAGAAACAGTCTTCCCCAAACTCCCATTAAAGAAGTTCAGCTAAATGCACTTTTATCTTATTGCTGCTACTTACTTTTCCTCTTGCATTATGTTGATGGAGCTCTTCCAAATACTCTTACCAGTGAGTTTTCTCTCTGCTGTATTTAAGGTGATAAATTTGCATGAGTTAGTCCTGTAACAGTGCTGTAAACAatggaaaccaaaataaaaatgaattggAAAAGCATTTCTTCTGATGTGTCCTGCATGTTGTGATACAGTCTTCCAGTGTAAGCCTATCATCTTACATCAGTATGTATAGCTTTGTTGCTTTGTGTTACTGAATTGCATGTTTGACACTGGTGACCTTTTTCTGTGTTCTTACTTTGAAAATTAACAAGGAGACCAATGATGCTGAATTGCCTGATAGAAAGTTTTAGTTGCACTAAAATTGTCAGTATTGAATCAATGATTTCTTGAGAATATTGTAGGAAAGAATAGTGAGCAACTACTGAGTTGGTGGCCTCAAACTGTGGTGGATCAGTATCCTCAGCTGGTAAGTTACATCGGGCGAGTCAGAGAAGTTAGAGAAGTCCCATTTCCCGTGACGAGTTTTCAAAACAACTTTGGGCTGTGGGCTTGCTTGGGCTACGTGTCCCTTCCGACGCGGAGCGCTGGGGGCAGGGTCGTGCCGGGGCTCCGCGCCGAGCGCTcccgcggccgcgccccgcgcatgccgggagccgcggggcgggacCGGCCGCTCCAAcggccgcgccggggccgcccggggGAATCCCGGCGGCGGCTGGAGCCGGCCGGGCATCCCCCGGCTCCCGGAGCTGGCCGGGCTTCCCCCggagcggcgggggcggcgcaGGTGGGCCGGGAagcgcggggccggcgcggggaaTGAAGGCCGCAGCCGCGGGGCCGCAGGGCCTGGCGGGACTCGCGGGCTCCCGGCGCTGCGAGCGAAGGGGAGAAGGGTTCACGTTCTCTGCCGGCTGCCGGACCGGCCTCTCGCGTAGGAAAAGGGAATTCTGCAATGCTCGGGCGCTCTCGCTCGTGAGCCTCTGTGCAGGAGCAGCGCGGAGTGTTAAACAGCCTCCTCGCAGGGAGTTCTCAGCTCCCGAGACAGCCCTTGTTCCTTTCGAACTGCGGGAGGCGAAGCTCCTCTTCAAAAGATTTCAAATTACAGCACTTTCATAAACCTGAGCCCCCGGGGCTGGGCATGAAGGACTTGCAGATTATGCCAAGAGTGGACCTCATCTGGTAAAACCCTTCCAGAAAGTCCCTCGACTGATGTTATTTTCCGAGTATTTGCTTTCTGATAAGCAATGATGAGTGGATGCTCATCAAATCTATTAGCTTTGTCCTGTGAAGGCTGTGAGAACtactgttttttttcaaattgtcTCAAATTTAGTGTCTCAACACtgatatttctattttatgttTTGTAGTGCACCTCTCCCTTATTTTTTGTAACAAAGAGATGCTGTCGTTTGTTGATTGTTAGCACTGCTCTTGATTCCTCCCGCTGCTGTTTTATCACATGTGCATTTGATTCCTCATGTCCACTTGCCAAGGTAGCAGACACAAAAGCAAATTAGATGAGGTTTTCAGAAGGTTTTGGGGATCCTTTAGAACAAAAGGTCCCAGAGAAACACAGAGTCTTCTTGAGAACATAATTCATCAGTCTAGTCAAAAGCAATGTGGGAGTTTGGGTTTAGGGTTTGCagctgttttatttaaaaatccacTTTCTGCAAATTTAGAGGAGGAGCTTGTGATACTGTAAAGATGTTGAACAGTGTGACAGCCTTTCAGTCAAActaggttttatttatttatctgtttATTAACTCCTTTTGGCCTCCCTCTTCTGATAAAAGGGCATCCCTTTGTgggatttaatttaattaatttgtgGGGTTGGAATTGCCTGAACTGTAGTCGTGAGTCATAGCTGAGCCTTTTGGAGCCTTCCTTCCCAGGGAACATGGAAGACAGCTTTGACTCTGTATTTCTTTTGGATGTAGCAGATATATTCACATTAATTATATTTTGAACTTATGAGCATCCTGGTGTTATCACAATATAATTTTCAATGCTTCAAAAGAATATTACAGCAGGATTGCATAAGAATGTCCTAAATAACAGCCTCTAAACCAAATGTCTCTTATTTAGCTTTTTGATGTGAATTTTTCATGTTTACTGTTTCCTCTGTCAgagtttcttttctctgttaagTCAGCTCCCAGTTTCTGAGTGCAAAATATTTGGCAGTGTATCCAAGGGGAGAGAAGCATTGGTGGTGCTGGTTCTCAGCTTAAGGAGTTTTGAGCCTGGATGATTTCTCAGGAGCAAGAATCAACATTTCAACAGCTGTAAGTATTTTTTAGGAAAAGTCCCCTGAAAGTGTGTCTGCTTCTTCACTTAATGTAGTGAATTTATGTAGTTCACTCTTCTTCTGGCTttacattaaaatgtttttgtagGATGGACTTAGAGCTCCTGAAGAGGCTGCGCCAGGCCAGCCAGGACCTTCTGCAAAGGCTGAGAATGAAGCAGGAGGAGATCAGAAAAGGACTTCCCAGCAAACAGCTCCTTCCAGCATCTCTCCATGGCAGTACAGCTGCTGAGAGATGGATCCCCTTGCCCAGGAGAGTGGTATGTGTGGGGTATGTGCTAGAAATTCAGGGAAGCAAACGGGCCTCTGAcagacagcagctctgcctgtggtgtggtgtggtcaAGGAGACATATGGACATGAAAGAGCTCTTAGAAAGTGGTATGTGGAATATGGAGTCTGTTAGAAAAGTAGCTGTCCTTTGGTTATTCTTTACTCTGTGGTCTCAATTTGTTCTCCTAGCAAAGGGTTTGGAGATCAGTTCCTGCCTAAGAAAGGCAAGTTTCTTCTCCTAAGACAGGAATGATCACTGTGGAACAAAATCCTTTTGTTTCTTCTAAGCACTAGGGCTGAAAGTTCAATGGTTCCTCAAATTGGGAAAAGCTGCATTTAGCTGGAAGTGGATCTCTTTTTTACACTCTCCAGAACataaggatttttctttttccacctTTAAAGGAATTTAAAGGAATGAACAGAGAGGTTGATTTAGTGAGTGAAATGTTCTTACAAAAGATATTTGTAGTCTGACTGATGATATGTGCTAAGAGAGTCTGTCCTTACAGAAGGAAAATCATGTTGATGCAGTAAAACCTACAGCTGACCCTGGAATAATGGTGTCTGTGGAAcccagagctggcccagccctCAGTTCATCTCCtaaacacagcagcagtgccagaggAGTACAGCAACAACAAGGGAAGACACAGGAAGGAGCAGGCTTCCATTCcagcttccctgggaaagagaagAATGTTATGCCAGCATCTGCAGTCATGTGTGGCAGAGAAATCTCCAGAGTGGATGGGGATGGTGGTGCTCAAGGAAGTCCAGAGAAAGAATCCTTCTCCCTGAGAcatggagagaacagaaaacAGTCTGCTCTGCTGCGGGGTTTCCATGAGAAAAGTCATCCTGGGCCATCACTGAGCAGAGTGCAAAATAAAGAGACCAGTGAGCAGCATGTGGTCATCAGAGAGCCCCAGATCCCTAAATCAGTCTTGCTGATGTCTCAGTCCAAAGACTTGAAGGTAGATGTTAAACCAatgcttttcttattttcctaaGTCTACAGAAGGATGAGGAGGAAGTGCTGAGAGAACATTACCTCCCCTGTTCCCACTGTGTAAATTGGAAGTTGGGGTCAGAGCTGTTCCCAGCTGTAGCagccaggggctgttggcagttTGTTCAGGCCCTGCTTTCCTTAGCCAGTGAACTGAAAGACCAGAAATCCATAACACTTCACTGTGAAGTGTTGTCTGTCTTTTGCATATGTCATCCACATGCTGAGGGAGAACAGGCAggtgcagtgctgctgttttTGTCTCCTTAGGCCTGAAGGGCAGGCCCTGGCTGTGATCATCCtccaaggcagcacagg
Above is a genomic segment from Anomalospiza imberbis isolate Cuckoo-Finch-1a 21T00152 chromosome 23, ASM3175350v1, whole genome shotgun sequence containing:
- the MIIP gene encoding migration and invasion-inhibitory protein isoform X2 → MISQEQESTFQQLMDLELLKRLRQASQDLLQRLRMKQEEIRKGLPSKQLLPASLHGSTAAERWIPLPRRVKENHVDAVKPTADPGIMVSVEPRAGPALSSSPKHSSSARGVQQQQGKTQEGAGFHSSFPGKEKNVMPASAVMCGREISRVDGDGGAQGSPEKESFSLRHGENRKQSALLRGFHEKSHPGPSLSRVQNKETSEQHVVIREPQIPKSVLLMSQSKDLKKEARHVTFQLDPEEDAIPVSSWSACPLLGYDWIAGLLDTKSSVTEKSEQYFTELHEFRQSNRETCIHQQHVEPKALDCTGPEQELDLITDSHKCVYCYGLNQRLFTVPVDSESACPVCKIPRTHQPPGTLEEPTYVRVSIPRSALLPAYKYKAHRRRSLEPADDLALPSHCLAGWENMVPSSNALLSSLDLRASLEEKPSPCPHLSGRRRQI